A region of the Longimicrobium sp. genome:
GCCTCGGCGAAGCCCATGTACGCCGAGCCCTCCATCTGCCCCTCCACCAGCACGGGGTTGAGCGCCCGGCCGCAGTCGTGCGCGATCCAGATCGCCTTCACCTCCACGAAGCCGGTGTCGGGGTCCACCTCCACCTCGGCCACGTGCGCCGTGAACGAGTAGGCGGGGGAAGCGCCGATGGTGCCGCCGCGGTACTCGCCGTGCACGTCCTTGGGGGTGTTGTAGCACCCCACCGCGCCCAGCGTCCCGGACTTCGCCTCGGCCAGGTTGAACGCCTCGCGGATCGGCATGCTGCGCGCGGTGTCCTGCCCGTCCATGGCGAGGCCCCCCGCCAGGAGCACCCGCTCGGGCCGCACCTCCCACGCCTCGGCCACGGCCTCCTGCACCTGGCGGCGGATCTTGCGCGCGGCGTCGATGCAGGCGTTGCCCATCATGAAGGTCACGCGCGACGAGTAGGCGCCCAGGTCCACGGGGGTGAGGTCGGTGTCGGCCGCCAGCACGCGCACGTAGTCGAGCGGCACCCCCAGCTCCTCGCAGACGATGTAGGCGGGCACCGAGTCGGAGCCCTGCCCGATGTCGCTGGCGCCGCTGAACACCGTCACCCGCCCCGAGCGGTCCACCTGGATCTGCACGGCGGACTGGGGCATCTGGTTCGGGTAGATCGGGTAGTTGGTCCCCGAGATGTAGCACGAGCCCGCGACCCCCACGCCGCGGCCGAACCCCATCTTCCTGAACTTCCCCTTCCACCCGCTGGCGCGCTCCACGGCGTCCAGGCACTGCAGGAAGCCGTTCGACGTCACGCGCAGCTCGTTGACGGTGCGCCGGTAGCCGCCCATGAAGTTGCGCCGGCGCAGCTCGATCGGGTCGATCCCCAGCCGCTCGGCCAATTTGTCGAGCTGCACCTCGAACGCGAAGCGGGGCTGCACGCTCCCGTGGCCGCGCTTGGGCCCGCACGCCGGCTTGTTGGTGAAGACGCGCGTGGAGTGGAAGCGGTACGCCGGCATCTCGTACGGCGCCGTCAGCAGCTGCCCCGAGTAGTACGTGGTCACCAGCCCGAACGACGAGTAGGCGCCGCCGTCCAGCAGCGTCTTCGCCTCGACGGCGGTGAGCTTCCCGTCGGCCGTGGCCCCCACGCGGTACTTCATGTGGAACGGGTGCCGGCCGCGGTGGGCGAGGAACACCTCCTCGCGGGTGTAGAGGATCTTCACCGGCCGCCCGGTCTTCATCGCCAGCCGGGCGACGCAGAACTCCAGGTCGAACGGCTCGCTCTTCCCCCCGAAGCCGCCGCCCACGGCGGGCTGCACCACGCGCACGCGCGCCGGGTCCAGCTCCAGCACCTTGGCCAGCTCGCGGTGCAGGTAGTGCGGCACCTGCGTGGAGCTCCAGA
Encoded here:
- a CDS encoding xanthine dehydrogenase family protein molybdopterin-binding subunit, which codes for MTEWKRSSEPPAEGGGSQTPLVNEVPRPDTRGEVPVHPREDGYNAELSVIGRRMRKTDGLAKSTGRARYADDLAFPGMLHGKILRSPHPHARILSIDTSRAEALPGVFAVVTGHEMPTPYGIIVWTPDEQALATDKVRYIGDAVAAVAAVDEDTANRALGLIHVDYELLPPIFDPHFALTEEGARTPVHEPKKEGHNGNISKIVKLEFGDVQAGMEKAAVVVEGEYFFEGTTHTPIEPHCAIGLWEEGGAGVGRLTVWSSTQVPHYLHRELAKVLELDPARVRVVQPAVGGGFGGKSEPFDLEFCVARLAMKTGRPVKILYTREEVFLAHRGRHPFHMKYRVGATADGKLTAVEAKTLLDGGAYSSFGLVTTYYSGQLLTAPYEMPAYRFHSTRVFTNKPACGPKRGHGSVQPRFAFEVQLDKLAERLGIDPIELRRRNFMGGYRRTVNELRVTSNGFLQCLDAVERASGWKGKFRKMGFGRGVGVAGSCYISGTNYPIYPNQMPQSAVQIQVDRSGRVTVFSGASDIGQGSDSVPAYIVCEELGVPLDYVRVLAADTDLTPVDLGAYSSRVTFMMGNACIDAARKIRRQVQEAVAEAWEVRPERVLLAGGLAMDGQDTARSMPIREAFNLAEAKSGTLGAVGCYNTPKDVHGEYRGGTIGASPAYSFTAHVAEVEVDPDTGFVEVKAIWIAHDCGRALNPVLVEGQMEGSAYMGFAEALMEQQIYKDADHGRAGLHNAPSLLDYRIPTSLDTPELRSLIVESIDPEGPYGAKEAGEGPLHPSIPAIANAIYDAVGVRMDALPFSPPRVWRALQEKAARDAARPLEREAAD